The following proteins are encoded in a genomic region of Andreesenia angusta:
- a CDS encoding AbrB/MazE/SpoVT family DNA-binding domain-containing protein: MKSTGIVRKVDELGRVVIPIELRRTLDIAEKDALEIYVDGEQIILKKYAPACIFCGQAKDVVSYRGKNICPACLDEMAATRK, encoded by the coding sequence ATGAAATCTACTGGAATAGTTAGAAAAGTCGATGAGCTAGGAAGAGTTGTAATCCCCATAGAACTCAGAAGAACGCTAGACATCGCTGAAAAGGACGCTCTAGAGATCTACGTAGACGGAGAGCAGATTATTCTTAAGAAGTACGCTCCAGCTTGTATATTCTGTGGACAAGCCAAAGACGTTGTTTCTTATAGAGGAAAAAACATCTGTCCAGCTTGTCTTGACGAGATGGCAGCTACTAGAAAGTAA
- the rsmI gene encoding 16S rRNA (cytidine(1402)-2'-O)-methyltransferase, translating into MTGKLYICPTPIGNLEDITIRTLETLKQVDLVAAEDTRHTLKLLNHFEIKKPLTSYHEHNKYEKGGYLVSKLMDGEDIALVSDAGMPGISDPGEEIIKEAIEAGIEVVALPGPTASIMALVVSGLPTGKFVFEGFLSSKKRDRRSELERLKNEERTIILYESPRRIMNLLEDILQIMGDRKVALSRELTKKHEEINRGRVSEVIADYSDREVKGEIVLVLEGNSEPEAEVEKMEFESIRDHILHYMESGLPKKEAIKSVAKDRNIPKNEVYKESIDI; encoded by the coding sequence TTGACAGGAAAACTCTATATATGCCCGACACCTATAGGAAATCTAGAGGACATAACCATAAGGACGCTTGAGACGCTTAAGCAAGTAGATCTTGTGGCCGCCGAGGACACAAGGCATACGCTGAAGCTGCTGAACCACTTTGAGATAAAGAAGCCCCTTACATCCTACCATGAGCACAACAAGTACGAAAAAGGCGGATATTTGGTGTCCAAGCTCATGGACGGAGAGGACATAGCGCTTGTATCTGACGCCGGAATGCCTGGGATATCAGACCCTGGCGAGGAGATTATAAAAGAGGCCATAGAGGCTGGAATAGAGGTTGTAGCGCTGCCTGGGCCGACTGCCTCTATAATGGCGCTGGTGGTATCTGGGCTGCCCACGGGAAAATTCGTATTTGAAGGCTTCCTGTCCTCTAAGAAGAGAGACAGAAGGAGCGAGCTTGAGCGCTTGAAAAACGAAGAGAGGACCATAATACTGTACGAGTCGCCTAGAAGGATAATGAACTTGCTAGAGGACATATTGCAGATTATGGGAGACAGGAAAGTAGCGCTTTCCAGAGAGCTTACAAAAAAGCATGAAGAGATAAACAGAGGAAGAGTATCGGAAGTGATAGCTGACTACAGTGACAGAGAAGTAAAGGGAGAGATAGTGCTGGTGCTTGAGGGGAACAGCGAACCGGAGGCCGAGGTAGAGAAGATGGAGTTCGAGAGCATAAGGGACCATATACTACACTATATGGAGAGCGGGCTTCCAAAGAAAGAGGCCATAAAGTCTGTGGCCAAGGACAGGAATATTCCGAAGAACGAAGTCTACAAAGAGAGCATAGACATATAA
- a CDS encoding tRNA1(Val) (adenine(37)-N6)-methyltransferase, producing the protein MELKADERIDDLGIRGYRIIQSENGFCFGMDAVLLGNYAKPKHGAKVVDLGTGTGIIPLIVNGKNNVEIVHGVEIQREVAEMAERSVKLNSLEEKIKIHNIDLKEAPETLGVNIYDVVTSNPPYMAIGEGLVNENDRKQISRHEVSCTIEDVCKTASRLLKHHGKFYMVHRPSRLADIFVSLRANKLEPKKMRFVHPKVNAKPNLVLIEAVKSARPELLMAEPLYIYNEDGSYTDEVHEIYGLDREQKE; encoded by the coding sequence ATGGAGCTGAAAGCCGACGAGAGAATAGATGACCTTGGAATAAGGGGGTACAGGATAATCCAGAGCGAAAACGGATTCTGCTTTGGAATGGACGCTGTGCTGCTTGGAAACTATGCAAAGCCAAAGCACGGGGCCAAGGTAGTAGACCTTGGAACAGGGACGGGCATAATACCACTTATAGTAAACGGGAAAAACAACGTGGAAATAGTGCACGGGGTGGAGATACAGAGGGAAGTTGCCGAGATGGCGGAGAGAAGCGTGAAACTGAACTCCCTTGAAGAGAAGATAAAGATACACAATATAGACCTTAAAGAAGCTCCGGAAACGCTAGGAGTTAACATATACGACGTAGTGACTTCAAACCCGCCATACATGGCTATAGGAGAAGGGCTTGTGAATGAAAACGACAGAAAGCAGATTTCAAGGCATGAAGTCAGCTGTACAATAGAAGATGTCTGCAAAACAGCCAGCCGGCTGCTGAAGCACCATGGGAAGTTCTACATGGTTCACAGGCCAAGCAGGCTTGCAGATATATTTGTAAGCCTTAGGGCCAACAAGCTGGAGCCCAAGAAGATGAGGTTTGTGCACCCTAAAGTGAATGCAAAGCCAAACCTGGTGCTTATAGAGGCAGTCAAGTCTGCGAGGCCAGAATTGCTTATGGCAGAGCCTCTCTATATATACAACGAAGACGGAAGCTACACAGACGAAGTCCACGAGATATACGGACTCGACAGAGAACAAAAGGAGTGA
- a CDS encoding DUF362 domain-containing protein, translated as MAYKIMEACISCGACEPECPVGCISAGDDLYVIDESACIDCGACANVCPVDAPVQQ; from the coding sequence ATGGCTTACAAAATAATGGAGGCATGCATAAGCTGTGGAGCTTGTGAACCAGAGTGTCCAGTAGGATGTATATCAGCAGGAGACGATCTATACGTTATAGATGAGTCTGCATGTATAGACTGCGGAGCTTGCGCTAACGTTTGTCCAGTAGACGCTCCAGTTCAGCAATAG
- a CDS encoding PSP1 domain-containing protein, producing MTKVVGVRFKKAGKIYYFDPGELQIDKDDDVIVETARGIEYGSAVIGMKEVDEKDVIPPLKKVMRIATEEDTRAFKESKAKESEAFRICMEKIKEHSLDMKLIDVEYTFDNKKVIFYFTAEGRVDFRELVKDLASIFRMRIELRQIGVRDEAKVIGGLGPCGKPLCCATFLGEFHPVSIKMAKDQNLSLNPTKISGICGRLMCCLKYEHDTYEEILRRMPNVGTRVRTSIGTGIVVSTSTLLELVKVKLKTDEETEEILPFLLSEIEYERPRNRKPKSKKMDMTQIIDLEGIGEDEIRELKKLMKEEN from the coding sequence ATGACAAAAGTAGTAGGAGTGAGATTCAAAAAGGCCGGGAAGATTTACTATTTTGACCCGGGCGAACTTCAGATAGATAAAGATGACGACGTCATAGTCGAGACAGCTAGAGGCATAGAGTATGGATCTGCCGTCATAGGGATGAAGGAAGTAGACGAAAAAGACGTGATACCGCCTCTGAAGAAAGTGATGAGAATAGCTACAGAGGAAGACACCAGAGCTTTCAAGGAGAGCAAAGCCAAAGAGTCAGAGGCTTTTAGGATATGCATGGAGAAGATAAAAGAGCACAGCCTGGACATGAAGCTGATAGATGTGGAGTATACATTTGACAACAAAAAGGTCATATTCTACTTCACGGCCGAGGGAAGGGTGGACTTCAGGGAGCTTGTAAAGGACCTGGCCTCTATATTCAGGATGAGGATAGAGCTAAGGCAGATAGGCGTGAGAGACGAGGCAAAAGTCATAGGGGGGCTTGGACCATGCGGAAAGCCGCTCTGTTGCGCCACTTTTCTAGGCGAGTTTCACCCTGTGTCGATAAAGATGGCAAAAGACCAGAACCTCTCGCTCAATCCGACAAAGATATCTGGAATATGCGGAAGGCTTATGTGCTGTCTCAAGTACGAGCATGACACATACGAGGAGATACTCAGAAGGATGCCAAACGTGGGCACAAGAGTAAGGACCTCTATAGGAACAGGTATAGTGGTTTCAACGTCTACGCTTCTAGAGCTTGTAAAGGTGAAGCTAAAGACAGACGAGGAGACAGAGGAGATACTGCCGTTTTTGCTGAGCGAGATAGAATACGAGAGGCCTAGAAACAGAAAGCCCAAGTCTAAAAAGATGGATATGACCCAGATCATAGACTTAGAAGGCATAGGCGAGGACGAGATAAGAGAGCTCAAGAAGCTTATGAAAGAGGAAAATTAG
- a CDS encoding ATP-binding protein yields MTQIVGNKKTIERLKKSAESGEISHSYIFEGSNGIGKKTLAMEFAKMILCTSDSRPCKVCSSCRKLESGNHPDLFVESVGSAKGGSKTTYSVADIERVQSEMRKKPNESEKKVFIITEGEKLSVDAQNKFLKTIEEPMPNVVTIILVDNASKLLKTTVSRCQSIKLERVSPEEMKSYLEDEFGNVEKLETVIAFSDGNIGKAVGLLSDESFKERREKTIDIISDTMEKDITKVFSNVKYFEGEKEHIYEIMDLITSYFRDLLVIKKTGGEEHIINRDKIRRLKTQTGILSSCQIYDIVRRVENAKLDIGRNVNYQLVVELLLLKIHGLSSGDGA; encoded by the coding sequence ATGACGCAGATAGTGGGAAACAAGAAGACGATTGAAAGGCTCAAGAAGTCAGCCGAGTCTGGAGAAATATCACATTCATACATCTTTGAAGGGTCAAATGGAATAGGAAAGAAGACTTTAGCCATGGAGTTCGCAAAGATGATACTCTGCACTTCTGACAGCAGGCCGTGCAAGGTCTGCTCTTCTTGCAGAAAGCTGGAGTCTGGAAACCACCCGGATCTATTTGTGGAGAGTGTAGGATCGGCAAAGGGCGGCTCGAAAACCACATACTCTGTAGCCGACATAGAGAGGGTACAGTCCGAGATGAGGAAAAAGCCCAACGAAAGCGAGAAAAAGGTGTTCATAATCACGGAAGGGGAAAAGCTCTCCGTAGACGCCCAGAACAAGTTTCTAAAGACAATAGAGGAGCCCATGCCAAATGTAGTGACTATAATACTTGTGGACAACGCAAGTAAGCTCTTGAAGACAACTGTATCCAGGTGCCAGAGTATAAAGCTAGAACGGGTTTCTCCTGAAGAGATGAAATCATATCTAGAGGACGAATTTGGAAATGTGGAGAAGCTTGAGACTGTTATAGCTTTTTCAGACGGAAACATAGGGAAGGCAGTGGGGCTTTTGAGTGACGAGAGCTTCAAAGAGAGAAGAGAAAAGACTATAGACATAATCTCGGACACTATGGAAAAAGACATCACAAAAGTGTTTTCAAACGTGAAGTACTTTGAAGGCGAAAAAGAGCATATATACGAGATAATGGACCTGATTACATCCTATTTCAGAGACCTGCTTGTGATTAAAAAGACAGGCGGCGAAGAGCATATCATAAACAGAGATAAAATAAGGAGATTAAAAACTCAAACAGGTATACTCTCATCGTGCCAGATCTATGATATAGTTAGGAGAGTAGAAAACGCCAAGCTCGACATAGGGCGGAACGTGAACTATCAGCTCGTTGTAGAGCTTTTGCTCTTGAAAATACATGGACTGTCCAGTGGAGATGGCGCTTAG
- a CDS encoding cyclic-di-AMP receptor, protein MKLVIAIVQDEDVRDLVDALRDKKIGATKLSSTGGFLRQGNRTVLIGVEEERVEEVMDIIGENCRKREIVATIPPMVEEASMILQSFNVKVGGATVFVVDVEQFRKL, encoded by the coding sequence ATGAAACTAGTGATAGCAATAGTTCAGGACGAAGACGTAAGAGATTTGGTAGATGCCCTTAGAGACAAGAAGATAGGGGCTACAAAGCTTTCATCCACTGGAGGGTTTCTGAGACAGGGAAATAGGACAGTGCTCATAGGTGTGGAGGAAGAGCGTGTTGAAGAGGTTATGGACATAATAGGCGAAAACTGCAGAAAGAGGGAGATCGTGGCTACAATCCCTCCTATGGTGGAGGAGGCGTCCATGATACTTCAGTCTTTCAACGTAAAAGTCGGAGGGGCAACTGTATTTGTGGTAGATGTAGAGCAGTTTAGGAAACTTTAG
- a CDS encoding deoxynucleoside kinase, which yields MDKGKLIIIESGSDGSGKATQTEKLYNRLKTEGYRVRKVTFPNYESESSALVKMYLRGDFGKNAEDVDPYTASTFFAMDRYASYKTDWGDFYESGGIVISDRYTTSNMVHQGAKMESGTELESYLDWLYNLEYKIYKIPEPDRVIFLDVDPEISQRLMKDRENKIDGSKEKDIHESDSEYLEKSYRNALHIAEKYSWEKVGCVEGGELMGIDRIAEIVYRKAVETIRGEEK from the coding sequence CTCGGACGGAAGCGGAAAGGCGACTCAGACAGAGAAGCTCTACAACAGGCTGAAGACTGAAGGCTACAGAGTCAGAAAAGTCACTTTTCCAAACTACGAAAGTGAATCATCTGCACTTGTGAAGATGTACCTCAGAGGGGACTTTGGAAAGAACGCCGAGGACGTAGACCCGTATACGGCGTCCACTTTTTTTGCCATGGACAGATATGCATCCTACAAGACAGACTGGGGGGACTTCTACGAAAGTGGAGGCATAGTCATCTCAGACAGATATACCACTTCCAATATGGTGCACCAAGGGGCCAAGATGGAGTCTGGGACAGAGCTAGAAAGCTATCTCGACTGGCTATACAATCTTGAGTACAAGATATACAAGATCCCCGAGCCGGACAGAGTGATTTTCCTGGATGTAGACCCTGAAATAAGCCAGAGGCTTATGAAAGACAGAGAAAACAAGATAGACGGGAGCAAGGAAAAGGACATACATGAAAGCGACAGCGAATACCTTGAAAAGTCCTACAGAAATGCGCTACATATAGCCGAAAAATACTCCTGGGAAAAAGTGGGCTGTGTGGAAGGCGGAGAGCTTATGGGTATAGATAGAATAGCTGAAATTGTATATAGAAAGGCAGTAGAGACAATACGGGGGGAAGAGAAATGA